A segment of the Deltaproteobacteria bacterium genome:
TTGCGCCAGCGCGACGCTGGACGCTAAACCTAACAGGCAGACCGAGATCGCAGCTAAGACGCTAGCTTTGTGTTGGGTCGTCATCGATTTCTCCTCAAGGATCGTCGGCACGAGAATCCGGCTTTTGCATAGCTCGATTGTTCGATGGGAGTCAAATACCGCGCTGTGTCTCTTGAATCGACCTAAACTTTCATGATCTGTTGCCGTCGTGAGCGACGCCGAATGGGAGGGTCCGTGAAACGATCGTCACGCGCAATCGCTATCCTGTTTGCCATTCAAGCCTTGTTATTTTTTGCTCCGCACGGCGGCGCAGCCGAGAAAGCGGCTTGGCAGCTCGATTGGGAGAAAACCGTGCGCGCGGCCAAGCAGGAAGGCGAAATTCAAATCTACGCGGCGATCGGACCGTACGATCCTGGCATCTTCTCGGAGTTTCAGAAGGACTTCCCTGAGATCAAGCCAACTGTCATTCACGGCAACAGCAACCGTATCTCGCCGCGGCTGATGGCCGAACGGCGCGCCGGCAAATATCTCGCCGACGTCTATCTCGGCGGCCCAAATTCACTCTATAGCTTTTACCGCAACAAACTGTTCGATCCATTGTCAGGAGTGCTCGTCTTGCCGGAAGTGCTCGACACCTCGCTCTGGTGGGAAGGCAAGCACCTCTACGTCGACCCCGAGCGCAACTTTGTTTTTATCAACGAAGGCAGCGTCGCCGGTTTTGCCATCACCTACAACACCCAGCTCGTCAAGTCGGGCGAGTTCAAGTCCAACTGGGACGTCTTGCAGCCCAAGTGGAAAGGCAAGATCGTCAGCCTCGACGCCCGCGACCCAGGCTTTGGCGGCAGCGAGCTGCGCTTTCTTTATTATCATCCGGAACTCGGTCCAGAATTCGTCCGCCGCCTCTTCGGTGAGATGGACCTGACGCTCAGCCGCGAGCACAAACAGGCGATGGACTGGCTCGGCCTGGGCAAATATGCACTCTGCGTGTTTTGCCGTGACGGTTTCGCGACCGACGCGAAAGCGCAGGGATTACCGGTAGACTACATTCCACCGGCCAGCCTGAAAGAGATGCCGCGCCTGAGAGGTAGTTCCAGCGCCATCGCGCTGATCAACCGCGCGCCGCACCCCAACGCTGCCAAAGTATTCATTAACTGGTATCTTTCAAAGCGCGGCCAGATGGTGTACCAAGAGGCCCATGGCGACCGCGATTCATTGCGCATCGACATCGCCAAGGACAAAGTGCCGACAATGCTGCGCCGCGTCGCCGGGCGCAAATACTTTTTCGTCGATAACCCGGAATATATCGACTTAAAACCGGCGGTGAAAATTATCGACGACGTGCTCGGTGCCAAGGGGCGAGCGCAGTGAGATGGCAGAACTTGGATCGGCGCTGTATTGACGGTTTGTTTCGAACATCACCAATCCGTCCTCCGTTCGTCCTGAGCCCGTCGAAGGACTCCGAGGAACTGGTGTGAGGAGTATGGTTCTGTGAACACAGATAAACAGCTCGACTACCCCATCATCGACGCCGACGCCCATGTCGTCGAGTCCGAACACACGTGGGATTATCTCGAACCGTCGGAGCAGAAGTTCCGCCCACTCTGCTTGGAGACGCGCGAAGACGCCGGCATCAAGCGCGAGTTTTGGCTGATCGACGGTAAAGTCTGCGGCTTTCGCCAGCCGGCATTTTCCCGCGAAGCGTTGGAGGAGTTGGCGCGAACCACCGGCCGGCGCTACGCCGTCGATCGCGACGCGCGCGAAATGGCCAATGTCGCGCTGCGCCTCGACTACATGGACCGCAACGGTGTCGCCGTCCAGGTGCTCTACAATACCATCTTCATCGAGCAGATCAGCCAGCGTCCGGAAGTCGAACTGGCGCTCTACCGCTGCTGGAACCGCTGGCTCGCCGATATCTGGCGCCAGTCAGAGAATCGGCTGCGCTGGGCCTGCATGGTGCCAACGCTGAGTATCACCGATGCCATCGAGCAAATCCGCTTCGCCAAACAAAACGGCGGCTGTGCCGCGCTGATGCGGCCGGTCGAAGGTCAGCGGCTGCTGTGCGATTCTTACTTTTATCCCATCTACGAGGAAGCCAGCCGCCTCGACATGCCCATCGTCGTGCACATCGCCAACGGCAACCCCTGGCTGTGCAGCCTTTACGATCATCCGTTTCGCCTCGCCGGCACGTTTCATCGTTTCCGCGTGCCGACAGTGGCCGCTTTTAATGACGTGCTGCTGAGCGAAATTCACGACGTCTTTCCAAAACTGCGCTGGGGCTTCATCGAAGCCAGCGCCCAGTGGCTGCCGTGGATCCTGCGCGAAGCCAAGAGCCGCTTCAGAAATCTCGGGCGCGAGTGGACGAACAACGTCCCGCGCCAATACAACATGTTCGTCACCTGCGAGAACAGCGACGATGTTACCTACGTCGCCCGCGACGCCGGCGCGGATTGCCTGGTCATCGGCACGGACTACGGCCACACCGACCCGTCGAGCGACATCAATGCGATCAAGATCTTTCGCGAACGGGACGACGTCGATGCGAACGTGAAGCGGAAAATTTTGAGCGACAACGCCCGGGCGTTGTATGGGTTATGAGGTCTTTTTGGCTTTTGACGCCGAGTTCCCCTCTTTGAAAAAGAGGGGATAGGGGAGATTTTCGGAGCTTGTGCGGAGGGGTTCTTTTGAGCCCACAAAAAATCCTAACCTCCCTTCGCTAAAGGGAGGAACCGGCCAAAAAGGCATCCAAGAGAGATTCAGCTGTCGCATCCGAGTACTCCCTCACCCACTCGAATTCGCGAGGGTCTGTTTTTTCTTGGAACGTGGAGATTGCTTACTCCCGCTCTCTTGGAGCATTTCCCGCAGCGCCACGGCCTGATTATGCTGCTCATCATGCGCCGAATAGAGCAGCGTGACCGTTACCTAGCGGGCTTGCTGCTTCAACGAATCGATGATCTCCGTTCTATCGCGCAGCTCAGCGCGGTAGCGCGCACAAAACTCCTGCCACTTCGCCGGGTCGTGATCGAACCACTTTCGCAACTCGGTCGACGGCGCGATCTCGCGCAGCCACAGATCGATGCGGGCTTTCGCTTTCGAGATACCGCGCGGCCAGAGGCGGTCGACCAGCACCCGATAACCATCGCGCGGCGCCGCCGGTTCGTAGATGCGTTTGATTGCGAAGTTTGCCACCGAGCTAGATTCCCGACCCCAGACTAAAGTATTCTGGCAAGACTTTTCGCACTTCCGGATCTTCCAGCGAATAAACGTTCATGCGCACCAGCGGCGGTACATAGATGTGCACCGAGATGGCGCTGTGATCTTCGGCCTGAAGATTGGAAATTTGGTGAATCAACGAAGTCTCCTCGACTCGGCCGTTGCCAGTCGAATACACCGCCGAGCTGAGCGCTTTGATCATGCCGTTCGGAGCTTTTTCGAACAAACACTCCGTGATCTCGCCCTGGAGAATCTTAATGCCACCGAGCGAGCCGGCGTGGTCGTGAATCGACGATCGTTGGCCGGACTTCCAGCACATGATCATGATCTCGAACTCGTTGGTTCGGTGAACCAGATTGCGCGCGTATCTTTTATCGGAGAAAAACACGTAAGGTCTAAGCTCATCGTTTGAGATTAGAAGCCGGTCCAAGAGGTCCTGCATTCGCGCCGGATTCACCGCCGGCCAGTCGCGTTGCAATACTTCTATCAATGTTTGTAACGAAAGATCCGGTTTCATTCGCTATTGCCGCGGCATCGTCAGCGGACGAACTAAAATCGTCCTTCTTGTTCGAGCTTCTTAACAAACTTGTCGTCGACTAAATCTTCGGCTTTCAGGGCGCGAATTTTTTCATGGGTCGGTCCGAGAAAGCGGATCGTCGAGCGCACGCCGTCGACATTGGGATAGATTCTTCGCTGGTACATGTTCGCCAGGCGTTCGTAGCCGCCCAGGGCGTCATCGAGCCTTGGCAGCTTGAGTCCTCTGACCATGCTCTGCAGCACGCGCTCTTTGTTCTTTTGATCGAGCACAAACGTCACCGCCTCCGACATGGCCCGCAATAAGCGCTCGGTCGTATCGGTATTGGTGTTGACGTACTTGCGCAGTCCGAGCAGCGCCGTGTTCTGGTAAGGAATCTTCAACTTGGCCAGATCGGCAAGCACCGTGAAACCCTGGCGCTCCAGGACCGACGCAAAAGTATAGTTGAAATAGGCGCCGTCGATCACCTTCGCTGGCATTGCCTGCGCCAAAAGCGATTCATCGCCGACGACGCGAAAATTGATCTTATCGCGCTGCGGCTCCAGCCCCCAGTGCTCGAACGCGAGCATGGAGCGCATCCAGACACCGCCGCCCAAGCTTGTCACGCCGATGTTTTTGCCTTTAATTTCCGCCGCGGTTTTGATCTGCGGCTGCACGACAAATGTGCCTTCCAGGGTGTGAATCAGACTGGTGACAAACACCGCGTCCATGCCATTGCTTATTGCGCCAAGCGTCGACCCGGTCGCCGCGCCCATATAGAACTGCGCCTCGCCGCTCGCCAGCGCCGACAACGCCACCGCTCCATTGCGCACATGCACAGCGCGCACGTCGAGACCGTGCTTGGCGAAGAGCCCGTAGTCTTTGGCGACGAACATCGCCGTCTCGCGCTCGCTCAGGCTGCCGAAGGTGATGAGCAACGAGTTCGGCGCTGCGGCACCCTGGGCGTGCGCGGCAAAGAATCCCAGCACCAGGAACAGCGCGAGCGCTCTGATCGTCATAATGGCCTCCCCAATAGCTGCCTCGGTCTAAGATCACTTTTTGATTGCGGCTCCGGCGCGCTGAGCTCTTCGTCGTGCAATGCTCTTTCCGACCTTTGCGCCCTCTGCGTTCTCTGCGTGAGATGCTCTGATCCGATTCCTATCGTGCCGCGCCCTTCTGCTCCAGCTCTTTCTTCACTTCCGCAATCCACCTCAAGTCAAGAAACCGCTCCGCCGCCAGCGGTGTTTCTAATTTCAACGGCAAGCGCACACCATATTCTAAAATATTCCTCGCACCCTCAGCAGAAGGCATACCCGGCACACCCGCCGGCATGGCGCGCGACCAGTTCTTGATTGCATCGACCAGCATCGGTTTGGTGATCTTGCCGAAGGGCAATTTTCCCTCATCGCACCTCCATTCCACGAACGTGATAGATCACACGCGACGATTCAAAACTGAAAAGATAAACCACGAAACACACGAAACCGAGTTTTTAAGAGCACTTGAAAAAGACTGCAGCTTCTCAGAGACAGCGCCATCGCGATAAACTCATATCACAACGGCGCGGGGATAGCAGGGGAATTCAGAACTCAGACTTGTGATAAGGGTCGTTTTCTTGCCCGCGGCAACTTTTTTGATTTCCGGGAGCAATCAAGACTCTATCATTATAAGTAAACCCGGTGCTTCGGACTGCGCCCAAGTGACCCTCTAGCGTCCGCTCAAGCCGGCCGTCGCTGATTCGGTACAGGCGAATGATGCCGTCAGCACTGCCGATCGCCAATAAGTCGCCATCCCGCTAACAAGCAACGGAATAGACTCGAGTAGATGAACCGAGCTGCACCACCGGTTCAAGCATGTTGCGATCGAACCTGACAATGGCGGCGAGGCCCTTGGAGCGCGCCATGCCCGTCGTGGCAAACTGAGTGGTGTCATATCTTGCGTTAGTGAAATCGCAGTGGGTCATCACGCTGTCGCTGAAAACCGCGCCGGTGAGATCGGTGCCGATGAAGACGCCTTTTTCGAACAGGGTTTTTTCTGCGCGAACACCGCTGCGGTTGGCGGCGTGAAAGCAGCAACCGGTGCAGCGAGTTTGCGCCAGATTGGCTTTGCTAAGATCGGCACCGGTAAAATCGGCGTCATTTAGCTCGGCGCCTTCCAACACGACTTCCTGTAGCTGCGCGCCCATGAGCCGGGTCGCTGCCGGAATACGCCCGGCCAAGACCGCGCGCAGCTTGTTAACGGCTTGATTTCTTCTTCCATCCTGGCGCGAATGCGCGCGCTCCGATAGAGTACCTGCAGCGCATTTTCCGAGACGTTTGGCTGATATCCCGAAGTAAGAACCGACCGCAGCGGTTTTTGAATCACGTCGTTGCCGTCGAGCAGTGTCAGAAAGAAAACCACCTTGCGATCTAACTTCTTGGCGCCAAGCACCAACACATCGGGGTCACTGCGGCTCAGCTCGGCAAACCATTTGCGTGCTAGAAAGAACTCACCAAAAGAGCGGT
Coding sequences within it:
- a CDS encoding extracellular solute-binding protein translates to MICCRRERRRMGGSVKRSSRAIAILFAIQALLFFAPHGGAAEKAAWQLDWEKTVRAAKQEGEIQIYAAIGPYDPGIFSEFQKDFPEIKPTVIHGNSNRISPRLMAERRAGKYLADVYLGGPNSLYSFYRNKLFDPLSGVLVLPEVLDTSLWWEGKHLYVDPERNFVFINEGSVAGFAITYNTQLVKSGEFKSNWDVLQPKWKGKIVSLDARDPGFGGSELRFLYYHPELGPEFVRRLFGEMDLTLSREHKQAMDWLGLGKYALCVFCRDGFATDAKAQGLPVDYIPPASLKEMPRLRGSSSAIALINRAPHPNAAKVFINWYLSKRGQMVYQEAHGDRDSLRIDIAKDKVPTMLRRVAGRKYFFVDNPEYIDLKPAVKIIDDVLGAKGRAQ
- a CDS encoding pentapeptide repeat-containing protein, translated to MGAQLQEVVLEGAELNDADFTGADLSKANLAQTRCTGCCFHAANRSGVRAEKTLFEKGVFIGTDLTGAVFSDSVMTHCDFTNARYDTTQFATTGMARSKGLAAIVRFDRNMLEPVVQLGSSTRVYSVAC
- a CDS encoding ABC transporter substrate-binding protein; translated protein: MTIRALALFLVLGFFAAHAQGAAAPNSLLITFGSLSERETAMFVAKDYGLFAKHGLDVRAVHVRNGAVALSALASGEAQFYMGAATGSTLGAISNGMDAVFVTSLIHTLEGTFVVQPQIKTAAEIKGKNIGVTSLGGGVWMRSMLAFEHWGLEPQRDKINFRVVGDESLLAQAMPAKVIDGAYFNYTFASVLERQGFTVLADLAKLKIPYQNTALLGLRKYVNTNTDTTERLLRAMSEAVTFVLDQKNKERVLQSMVRGLKLPRLDDALGGYERLANMYQRRIYPNVDGVRSTIRFLGPTHEKIRALKAEDLVDDKFVKKLEQEGRF